aataatattggatctaaatataatatatatataaataatattgtctatatattagaatattatgcttttttattagttaataatataaatatattaaaacttttatgtaatatatttataaattcagaactaaattatatattatattcaagaatattttatgctttttatattttacaattcaacgataatattatttataaacttatacataaatttatattgCATCAACCATTATATGAAGTTATGTATAAAGAAAAGcatatcataaaaattatagaagctcttaaatattatgatgataacaaaaatgaagataaaaacagtgacatttatttttacgTTTTACCAAAGAAgacattttcttttatttttaatttttcaaagTATTTcttaacatatatttttttgagaaaaaatgaaaattttcTCAAATCATATTTGTATCCTATCAAAACTCTCCCTTTTTACAATGATGAGAGTATATATCTCCACGTGTCttgtaatttatttaataaaagattataaaatatttatatctaataaataaatcaaaaaaaaataaaaaataaaaaaataaaaatataaaaataaaaaaatatatatatatatatatatatatatatatatattaatatctttaaaaaaaaaattatttatatgggatatatttgtgtatacatataataataaatattattaaaattatttattttaatttgttaatttgtttgttattttattattttttttttttttttttttttttttttgtatttccATATAACTTTAATTTGTATAATgttatgtaatattatgtaataatatgtaatttCATTTTACTTTTCCTTCCTTCTATCCTTCCTTCTATATTTCCTTGTTTGtttatttccttttaattatttttattttttttattttttttatttttttttgtgttatgtttttttttgcatTTCATTATTCAAATTTTGCGTAAACTTCATACCAATTCTTTGTGAGAAGATGGAAAACTTTTTTACACAATTTAATATacaattattttcattattgTCTAATTCTTTTGAACGAAAGGATGTTATGCATTCGTTAAAACACCTTTCTACAATTgaattatatgtattcaTAGTATCTTCATATTCTGCTTTGTTGATTTTCTTCAATATTTTATCTCTGTCAGATTTATTAAAAGCGCTCAAATCTAAAGACTtctccattttttttttttttttttttttttatatatatatataaatatgtagaTAACAATATTCTGAATA
The genomic region above belongs to Plasmodium reichenowi strain SY57 chromosome 13, whole genome shotgun sequence and contains:
- a CDS encoding mitochondrial import inner membrane translocase subunit TIM9, putative; translation: MEKSLDLSAFNKSDRDKILKKINKAEYEDTMNTYNSIVERCFNECITSFRSKELDNNENNCILNCVKKFSIFSQRIGMKFTQNLNNEMQKKT